The Lycium barbarum isolate Lr01 chromosome 10, ASM1917538v2, whole genome shotgun sequence genome includes a region encoding these proteins:
- the LOC132613627 gene encoding mediator of RNA polymerase II transcription subunit 15a-like isoform X3, with protein sequence MDSGDWRTPQSRQRIVNNIMETLYGRLPISGEEEVEERKKIAVRFEESIYTSASSQKLSLKMLPMDTTQNPITNSLHPNASSSGPNAHDQAYLDSTAQMGNANAADWQEEIYQKIKSMRQMYLSELNDLYQKIASTIQQRPQHEHIEKLKVFKMTLERIVLFLQLNKHDIYPIHKEKLLSVEKHISFFLSSNRPHRPASSPLQVQGQLPQPSMHSQAQNTYARQTPMMGSGQQDIASEFDRHLSLVD encoded by the exons AATGGAGACCTTATACGGGCGTCTTCCTATATCTGGGGAAGAAGAAGTAGAGGAGCGTAAGAAAATTGCAGTGAGGTTCGAGGAATCGATCTATACTTCTGCATCAAGTCAG AAACTATCTTTAAAGATGCTGCCCATGGATACAACTCAAAATCCTATTACCAATTCTTTACATCCCAATGCTTCCAGTAGTGGTCCGAATGCCCATGACCAAG CATATTTAGATTCTACAGCTCAGATGGGAAATGCAAATGCAGCTGATTGGCAGGAGGAGATTTACCAaaag ATCAAGTCTATGAGGCAGATGTATTTATCAGAGCTTAATGATCTATACCAGAAAATTGCTTCTACAATTCAGCAG cgtcctcaacatgaGCACATTGAAAAGCTCAAGGTGTTCAAGATGACTCTGGAACGCATTGTGCTTTTTTTGCAGCTTAACAAGCATGATATTTATCCTATTCACAAGGAGAAACTTCTTTCTGTTGAGAAGCACATAAGTTTTTTTCTTAGTTCCAATAGGCCGCACAGGCCTGCATCTTCTCCACTGCAGGTGCAGGGGCAACTTCCTCAACCTTCCATGCATAGTCAG GCACAAAATACATATGCACGTCAGACACCTATGATGGGTTCCGGTCAGCAAGATATTGCTTCTGAGTTTGATAGACATCTGAGTTTGGTAGATTAG
- the LOC132613627 gene encoding mediator of RNA polymerase II transcription subunit 15a-like isoform X1 gives MDSGDWRTPQSRQRIVNNIMETLYGRLPISGEEEVEERKKIAVRFEESIYTSASSQQDYLQKLSLKMLPMDTTQNPITNSLHPNASSSGPNAHDQAYLDSTAQMGNANAADWQEEIYQKIKSMRQMYLSELNDLYQKIASTIQQRPQHEHIEKLKVFKMTLERIVLFLQLNKHDIYPIHKEKLLSVEKHISFFLSSNRPHRPASSPLQVQGQLPQPSMHSQAQNTYARQTPMMGSGQQDIASEFDRHLSLVD, from the exons AATGGAGACCTTATACGGGCGTCTTCCTATATCTGGGGAAGAAGAAGTAGAGGAGCGTAAGAAAATTGCAGTGAGGTTCGAGGAATCGATCTATACTTCTGCATCAAGTCAG CAAGATTATCTGCAGAAACTATCTTTAAAGATGCTGCCCATGGATACAACTCAAAATCCTATTACCAATTCTTTACATCCCAATGCTTCCAGTAGTGGTCCGAATGCCCATGACCAAG CATATTTAGATTCTACAGCTCAGATGGGAAATGCAAATGCAGCTGATTGGCAGGAGGAGATTTACCAaaag ATCAAGTCTATGAGGCAGATGTATTTATCAGAGCTTAATGATCTATACCAGAAAATTGCTTCTACAATTCAGCAG cgtcctcaacatgaGCACATTGAAAAGCTCAAGGTGTTCAAGATGACTCTGGAACGCATTGTGCTTTTTTTGCAGCTTAACAAGCATGATATTTATCCTATTCACAAGGAGAAACTTCTTTCTGTTGAGAAGCACATAAGTTTTTTTCTTAGTTCCAATAGGCCGCACAGGCCTGCATCTTCTCCACTGCAGGTGCAGGGGCAACTTCCTCAACCTTCCATGCATAGTCAG GCACAAAATACATATGCACGTCAGACACCTATGATGGGTTCCGGTCAGCAAGATATTGCTTCTGAGTTTGATAGACATCTGAGTTTGGTAGATTAG
- the LOC132613627 gene encoding mediator of RNA polymerase II transcription subunit 15a-like isoform X2, which produces MDSGDWRTPQSRQRIVNNIMETLYGRLPISGEEEVEERKKIAVRFEESIYTSASSQQDYLQKLSLKMLPMDTTQNPITNSLHPNASSSGPNAHDQDSTAQMGNANAADWQEEIYQKIKSMRQMYLSELNDLYQKIASTIQQRPQHEHIEKLKVFKMTLERIVLFLQLNKHDIYPIHKEKLLSVEKHISFFLSSNRPHRPASSPLQVQGQLPQPSMHSQAQNTYARQTPMMGSGQQDIASEFDRHLSLVD; this is translated from the exons AATGGAGACCTTATACGGGCGTCTTCCTATATCTGGGGAAGAAGAAGTAGAGGAGCGTAAGAAAATTGCAGTGAGGTTCGAGGAATCGATCTATACTTCTGCATCAAGTCAG CAAGATTATCTGCAGAAACTATCTTTAAAGATGCTGCCCATGGATACAACTCAAAATCCTATTACCAATTCTTTACATCCCAATGCTTCCAGTAGTGGTCCGAATGCCCATGACCAAG ATTCTACAGCTCAGATGGGAAATGCAAATGCAGCTGATTGGCAGGAGGAGATTTACCAaaag ATCAAGTCTATGAGGCAGATGTATTTATCAGAGCTTAATGATCTATACCAGAAAATTGCTTCTACAATTCAGCAG cgtcctcaacatgaGCACATTGAAAAGCTCAAGGTGTTCAAGATGACTCTGGAACGCATTGTGCTTTTTTTGCAGCTTAACAAGCATGATATTTATCCTATTCACAAGGAGAAACTTCTTTCTGTTGAGAAGCACATAAGTTTTTTTCTTAGTTCCAATAGGCCGCACAGGCCTGCATCTTCTCCACTGCAGGTGCAGGGGCAACTTCCTCAACCTTCCATGCATAGTCAG GCACAAAATACATATGCACGTCAGACACCTATGATGGGTTCCGGTCAGCAAGATATTGCTTCTGAGTTTGATAGACATCTGAGTTTGGTAGATTAG
- the LOC132613627 gene encoding mediator of RNA polymerase II transcription subunit 15a-like isoform X4 has product MDSGDWRTPQSRQRIVNNIMETLYGRLPISGEEEVEERKKIAVRFEESIYTSASSQKLSLKMLPMDTTQNPITNSLHPNASSSGPNAHDQDSTAQMGNANAADWQEEIYQKIKSMRQMYLSELNDLYQKIASTIQQRPQHEHIEKLKVFKMTLERIVLFLQLNKHDIYPIHKEKLLSVEKHISFFLSSNRPHRPASSPLQVQGQLPQPSMHSQAQNTYARQTPMMGSGQQDIASEFDRHLSLVD; this is encoded by the exons AATGGAGACCTTATACGGGCGTCTTCCTATATCTGGGGAAGAAGAAGTAGAGGAGCGTAAGAAAATTGCAGTGAGGTTCGAGGAATCGATCTATACTTCTGCATCAAGTCAG AAACTATCTTTAAAGATGCTGCCCATGGATACAACTCAAAATCCTATTACCAATTCTTTACATCCCAATGCTTCCAGTAGTGGTCCGAATGCCCATGACCAAG ATTCTACAGCTCAGATGGGAAATGCAAATGCAGCTGATTGGCAGGAGGAGATTTACCAaaag ATCAAGTCTATGAGGCAGATGTATTTATCAGAGCTTAATGATCTATACCAGAAAATTGCTTCTACAATTCAGCAG cgtcctcaacatgaGCACATTGAAAAGCTCAAGGTGTTCAAGATGACTCTGGAACGCATTGTGCTTTTTTTGCAGCTTAACAAGCATGATATTTATCCTATTCACAAGGAGAAACTTCTTTCTGTTGAGAAGCACATAAGTTTTTTTCTTAGTTCCAATAGGCCGCACAGGCCTGCATCTTCTCCACTGCAGGTGCAGGGGCAACTTCCTCAACCTTCCATGCATAGTCAG GCACAAAATACATATGCACGTCAGACACCTATGATGGGTTCCGGTCAGCAAGATATTGCTTCTGAGTTTGATAGACATCTGAGTTTGGTAGATTAG
- the LOC132613627 gene encoding mediator of RNA polymerase II transcription subunit 15a-like isoform X5, translating into MDSGDWRTPQSRQRIVNNIMETLYGRLPISGEEEVEERKKIAVRFEESIYTSASSQQDYLQKLSLKMLPMDTTQNPITNSLHPNASSSGPNAHDQAYLDSTAQMGNANAADWQEEIYQKIKSMRQMYLSELNDLYQKIASTIQQLNKHDIYPIHKEKLLSVEKHISFFLSSNRPHRPASSPLQVQGQLPQPSMHSQAQNTYARQTPMMGSGQQDIASEFDRHLSLVD; encoded by the exons AATGGAGACCTTATACGGGCGTCTTCCTATATCTGGGGAAGAAGAAGTAGAGGAGCGTAAGAAAATTGCAGTGAGGTTCGAGGAATCGATCTATACTTCTGCATCAAGTCAG CAAGATTATCTGCAGAAACTATCTTTAAAGATGCTGCCCATGGATACAACTCAAAATCCTATTACCAATTCTTTACATCCCAATGCTTCCAGTAGTGGTCCGAATGCCCATGACCAAG CATATTTAGATTCTACAGCTCAGATGGGAAATGCAAATGCAGCTGATTGGCAGGAGGAGATTTACCAaaag ATCAAGTCTATGAGGCAGATGTATTTATCAGAGCTTAATGATCTATACCAGAAAATTGCTTCTACAATTCAGCAG CTTAACAAGCATGATATTTATCCTATTCACAAGGAGAAACTTCTTTCTGTTGAGAAGCACATAAGTTTTTTTCTTAGTTCCAATAGGCCGCACAGGCCTGCATCTTCTCCACTGCAGGTGCAGGGGCAACTTCCTCAACCTTCCATGCATAGTCAG GCACAAAATACATATGCACGTCAGACACCTATGATGGGTTCCGGTCAGCAAGATATTGCTTCTGAGTTTGATAGACATCTGAGTTTGGTAGATTAG